One window from the genome of Oryza glaberrima chromosome 3, OglaRS2, whole genome shotgun sequence encodes:
- the LOC127767043 gene encoding COBRA-like protein 2: protein MARFLLGAAAIALLAGVSSLLLMVPFAEAYDPLDPNGNITIKWDITQWTPDGYVAVVTIYNFQKYRHIQAPGWSLGWAWAKKEIIWSMAGGQATEQGDCSAFKANIPHCCKRDPRVVDLVPGAPYNMQFGNCCKGGVLTSWVQDPLNAVASFQITVGHSGTSNKTVKAPKNFTLKAPGPGYSCGLAQEVKPPTRFISLDGRRTTQAHVTWNVTCTYSQFVAQRAPTCCVSLSSFYNETIVNCPKCACGCQNKKPGSCVEGNSPYLASVVNGPGKGSLTPLVQCTPHMCPIRVHWHVKLNYRDYWRVKVTITNWNYRMNYSQWNLVVQHPNFENVSTVFSFNYKSLNPYGVINDTAMMWGVKYYNDLLMVAGPDGNVQSELLFRKDRSTFTFDKGWAFPRRIYFNGESCVMPSPDLYPWLPPSSTPRFRTVFLLMSFLVCGTLAFLHNHLVLDKNCGKC, encoded by the exons ATGGCGAGGTTTCTCCTGGGTGCGGCCGCCATTGCGCTGCTCGCCGGCGTGTCGTCTCTGCTGCTGATGGTGCCATTTGCAG AAGCATATGATCCTCTCGATCCAAATGGGAATATCACAATCAAGTGGGACATCACACAGTGGACCCCAGATGGCTATGTT GCTGTTGTTACCATATACAACTTCCAGAAGTACCGTCATATCCAAGCGCCTGGTTGGAGTCTTGGGTGGGCTTGGGCAAAGAAAGAGATCATTTGGTCCATGGCTGGTGGGCAGGCCACAGAACAAGGTGATTGCTCGGCATTCAAAGCAAATATACCGCACTGCTGCAAGAGGGATCCGAGAGTTGTCGACTTAGTTCCTGGGGCGCCTTACAACATGCAGTTTGGAAATTGTTGCAAAGGAGGAGTGCTTACCTCATGGGTGCAGGACCCACTAAACGCAGTAGCATCATTTCAGATCACTGTTGGACATTCTGGGACTAGCAATAAGACAGTAAAAGCGCCAAAGAACTTCACTCTAAAGGCCCCAGGTCCAGGATATAGTTGCGGATTAGCGCAAGAAGTGAAACCTCCTACTAGGTTCATTTCACTGGATGGCAGAAGAACAACTCAAGCTCACG tgacCTGGAATGTGACATGCACATATTCGCAGTTTGTTGCTCAAAGAGCTCCAACTTGTTGTGTTTCACTTTCATCGTTTTACAATGAGACAATAGTTAACTGCCCGAAATGTGCGTGTGGCTGCCAGAATAAGAAGCCAGGAAGCTGTGTGGA GGGTAATTCGCCTTATTTGGCGTCTGTGGTGAATGGACCTGGCAAGGGCAGCTTGACTCCTCTAGTTCAATGCACACCACACATGTGCCCAATAAGAGTGCATTGGCATGTTAAGCTCAATTACAGGGACTATTGGAGGGTTAAGGTCACAATCACAAATTGGAATTACCGGATGAACTACTCGCAGTGGAACTTAGTAGTTCAACACCCAAATTTTGAAAACGTCTCTACTGTTTTCAGCTTCAACTACAAATCTTTGAACCCCTATGGAGTAATAA ATGACACTGCAATGATGTGGGGTGTCAAGTACTACAACGACCTGCTTATGGTGGCTGGGCCAGATGGAAATGTCCAATCCGAGCTTCTATTCCGGAAGGACCGGTCAACCTTCACCTTTGACAAGGGTTGGGCTTTTCCAAGGCGCATATACTTCAATGGCGAAAGTTGTGTCATGCCTTCACCAGATCTGTACCCATGGTTACCCCCCTCTTCTACTCCTAGATTTAGGACTGTATTCCTTCTCATGTCATTCCTGGTTTGTGGAACATTAGCATTCTTGCACAACCACCTAGTTTTAGACAAAAACTGTGGAAAGTGCTGA